Below is a window of Fimbriimonadaceae bacterium DNA.
GGCGCAGCTCAGGGTCTGCCCACGCCAGTCGTAACGTTTCCCATAACGGCAACGATAACGCTTTATCACCACCGCCTCCAAAAACTCCGCTATTCACAGAATGTTCGCCTCTCCGCCAGCCTTTTCGATCGCTTCTTTGGCCTTGGCGCTAAACTTGTGCGCAGAGACCTTGAGCTTCTTCGTCAGGCTACCGAACGCGAGGATCTTCACTCCGTCCTTAAGTCCCGGAATAATGCCGCTCTGGAGCAGCTTTTCCGTGGTTACGTCGTCGCCTGACTTGAACAGCCTTTCCAGGTCGTCCAAGTTGACGATTGCAAACTCTTTGTGGTTGATATTGCGGAAGCCTTTCTTGACCGGCAATCGGCGCTGGATTGGGGTTTGTCCACCTTCAAAATTCGGGTGGATTTGGCGTCTTGCCTTTTGCCCCTTCGTACCGCGAGTCGCGGTTTTGCCCATGCCGCTGCCGATACCACGCGCGACGCGTCGCTTACGCTTCGTGCTTCCTGTATTCGGTCGTAAATCGTGCAAACCCATGATGCTTAGTCCTCGGTTTTCTTGGCTTTGGTCGTGCGCTTCGGCTTATCGGAAGCGTCTGCTGAATCTGTCTTTGCCTTGGCTGCCGGCTTTGCGGCTGGCTTCGCTGCCTTCGGCTTGGCTTCCTTGGCGGGAGCTTCGGCCACGGCGGATTTGGCTGCGGGGGCTTCGGCTGCAGGAGCCTCTGCCTTTGGAGCCGCTGCCTTCTTGGCGGGAGCAGCCTTCTTCGGAGCTTCCGCCTTGCTGCCAGTTTTGTTGGCGCGCTTTGCCGGAGGCTGCCCTTCAACCACTTGGACATCCAGCATGTGCTTGACGTGGTGGATCATGCCGCGAATGGACGGGGAATCTTCCTTGTCCACCGTTCGATTCATCTTCTTCAGCCCAAGAGCAGCGACCGTCGCACGGTTGCGCGGCGTTTGCCCGATCAGGCTTTTCACAAGCTTAATGCGCAGCATCGGCTTCCTCCTTTCTGGCTTGCTTCAGCCACGGAACCAGCTCGTTGACATCGAGACCGCGAGCATCCGCGTTCTTCTCGGGAACCGAGAGAGCCTGCAGAGCCTCCATCGTCGCGTAGGCGACGTTGATGGCGTTGCGGCTTCCAAGAATCTTGGAGAGAACGTTGTGAATGCCAGCGGCTTCGAGACAAGCTCGAACCGCGCCGCCTGCTTTGACTCCCGTACCGGGCGATGCCGGGCGCAGGATAACCTGCGAGGAGCCTGAGGTGGCTCTGATCTCGTGAGGGATGGTCTCACGAATCATGGGGATAGCAACCATCGCCTTCTTCGCGGCTTCTTCAGCCTTTCGGATGGCATCCGGAATTCCCCGGGCTTTGCCAAGACCGACGCCGACCTTGCCTTTGTTGTCGCCAACAACGACCAAGATGGACCAAGAAGCGGTCTTACCGCCCTTGTGGGTCTTGAAAACTTTGTTCGTGCGAATGACGCGCACATCAAGCTGCGGCCCATCGCCCTGCATCGAGCTTTGGCGCTTGCCACTGAGTCGGGACATCATTCTCATAATTAAAACTCCAGCCCGGCCTCTCGGGCGCTATCGGCAAGGTTCGCAATCGCTCCGGTGTACTGAAGACCGCCACGATCAAAAACCACGGACTTGATGCCCTTCTCTTTGGCACGCTTTCCGACCAGTTCGCCGACCAGCTTTGCGCCATCAAGGTTGCCCGCGCCTTTCACATTCTTTTCGTATGTGCTAGCCGATGCGAGCGTCACGCCCTTGCTGTCGTCGATAATCTGTGCCGAAATGTGTTTCAGGCTCTTATAAATGGCGAGCCTCGGCCGCTCGGCGGTACCCGTAACGCGTTTACGGATGCGAGCATGCCGAGCGACGCGCATATCGTTTCTACTTCGTTTAGCCACGTCTCAACTCTCCTTATTTCTTGCCCGCCGAAGCGCGCTTACCGGCCTTGAGGCGAACAACCTCGCCTGAGTAACGAATTCCTTTACCCTTGTAGGGATCGGGCTTGCGGACCTTGCGGATGTCTGCCGCCAACTGACCGACAAGTGCCTTGTCGGTGCCGGTGACCGTGATCTTCTCCGTACGCGCTTTCTCGTCGCGCAGAACCTCAAAGGTCACACCGTCAACCGGCGCAATCCGCACCGGGTGCGAATAGCCCATATTGAGGAGCAGTCCACGCCCTTCCATCTGCGCACGGTAGCCAACGCCGACGATATCAAGCGTCTTCGAGTGGCCCTTCGTCACGCCCTCAATCATGTTAAAGATCAAGGTGCGTGCAAGCCCGTGCTGCGAGCGCTGGATACGGTCGTTGGTCGGCCTTTCGACCGTAATCACTGAATCTGCTTGTTCAATCTTAAGTTCGCTGTAAAGCGCCTGAGAAAGTTCACCCTTCGGGCCCTTCACGCTAACGACATTCTCGGGGCTGATGGTAACCGTCACGCCCGCGGGAATCGATATCGGTAGTCTTCCAATTCTCGACATGATGTGACCTCCTTACCAAACCTCGCAAAGAATCTCGCCGCCAATATGTCGCTTTCGGGCTTCGCGGTCGGTCATCACGCCTTGGCTGGTCGAGATAATCCGAGTGGCGAGGCCGCTGCGAACCGGCTTCATCTCATCGACCGGCTTGTAAACGCGGAGACCCGGCTTACTGACGCGGCTGATGTGACTGATCACCGATTGGCGCTTGCTGTTGTATTTCATGTGAACCCGAATCGTTGGGAACTTCGTTTCGGTCACGACTTCGAAATTACCGACATAGCCCTCTGCGGCAAGGATCTTGACGATCTCCACCTTGATCTTGCTGTGAGGAATGTCAACCGATTGCAGGCGCGACTGCGCGCCATTGCGAATGCGTGTCAACAGGTCGGCGATAGGATCGCTGTGCATCTCATAACCTCCGTCAGCCTTACCAGCTGGACTTCTTCACGCCGGGGAGAAGGCCCTTGTGAGCCAACTCGCGTAGACAAATTCGGCACGTACCGAAGAATCGGAAGTAGCCGTGTGCACGGCCACAGATGCTGCAGCGGTTGTAAGCGCGAGCCTTATACTTCGGCTTACGACGTTGCTTTTCTCTTAAACATTGTTTTGCCATATTCACCCGCCGTTCCCAGGTAGGTACGTCTCGTGGAGACGCCTTGCCTGTGGCTGATTTGTGTCTGCGAAAGACAGAGTCCACGCAGGATGCGAAGGATACCCCGAATCCGAACCTGCGTCAATTGGGCTAGGACCGAGATGGCGGTCAGCGATCAGCGATCAGCGATCAGCGATCAGCGGTCAGCGGTCAGCGGTCAGCGGTCAGCGGTCAGCGGTCAGCGGTCAGCGGTCAGCGGTCAGCGGTCAGCGGTCAGCGGTCAGCGGTCAGCGGTCAGCGGTCAGCGGTCAGCGGTCAGCGGTCAGCGGTCAGCGGTCAGCGGTCAGCGGTCAGCGGTCAGCGGTCAGCGGTCAGCGAAAGAATGATCCGTCACTTTGCGTTCAAAATGCAATCTGCAATCTGCAATCTGCAATCTGCAATCTGCAATCTGCAATCTGCAATCTGCAATCTGCAATCAAGTGTGAAGATAGCTGATCGCCGATAGCCGATAGCCCGCCTAATAGCAAGAGGCCCGAAGGCAATGCCTTCGGGCCTCTTCGTCTCTCAACCTACCGTATGGCTACGGTACGTCGAGGTTGGTTGTGCGGTTGATGTTGAACGCGCCGGAGCCGCCGAATAGGCCGATCCAGCTACCGCTGAACGTGATCGTCGTTGTTCCATCAGCCGATCCAAGCGTGAGCGAGAATGTTCTGGATGGAAGCGACGGGAACGTAATGTTCGCGCCCGAGAGCGAGTCGGTCGAACCAAGCTTGTTGGACAAGCTAAGCTCACCAGTCGGGATCTCATGGCCTGCGCTATCGAGGAATCGCGTGGTGAAGTTGAAAATATCACCGTTGTTTCCTGCAAATGCACCAGCGCCGTTCACGATCTGCGCACCGCTCACATCGTTTGCACGATAGATGAGTTTCGAGGGCTTACCAAAGACCTCGATGGTCAGCATGTTCGATGCCGTCGGAAGCGGGTTACCGCCTGCGTCCGTCACCTGAACCGTAACTTGTCCTGCAACTGTGCCTGCCGCAAGCTGGATCGAGGAGCCCGTTGCCGAGCCGCTGATCGCCGATGCGGAAGTTGATTGCGTAGTCAAGTCGCCGTTGTCGCCGATGTTGTTGCCGCTATTGTCGACGTTCACAACATCCCATACAAACGGGCCTGTCGGCGTCGCAACGTTGTCGTTGTCGACGTCTACGCCGTTCGTGATGCGGATATTCTGCGGGTCGAGAATGTTGGACGGAGTCGTCGTGCCAACGTCGATTCGCGCCGGGCCTACGATCGTGACGCTTTCAAGCGGTCGGACGATGGTGATGTCTTGGGTGTTCGAGACAACTGCGCCGATAAAGGCAGCGACTCGGTTCACTCCCTTGGGAGCCTTATCGCCTCCAGCGAGTGCACCGTCAACTGGGTTCGGAGTTTGAAGAACGGCCCCAGCGTCGCCTCCAGCATTTGTTGCCGGATCTACACCAGAGAAAACGCTTCCTACAGACGTCGTATTCCAGACTGCCGGATGGGTTAGCGTGTTGCTTTCTTCAACCTCAACCGCGCGCCAATCGACCGGAAGTCCAGCCATCGGAGCGCCATATTGGTTCATAACGTTTGCACTCAGCAAGGAACCGTTTACAGAACCGCCCGACTCTTCCCAAAGCAGCGTTGGCGAACCAACGAGCTGAAGGGCGATGGAGGTTACGGTGCCCTGAGTGTAATCGGCGTCGTAGCTGAGCGAAACGGGAGCTCCGGGAGCTTCCGAAACGGTTACAACGACGGTCGCCGATGTTTGTGCCGCAACTGCCGTGAGCTTATTCGCTGCGTACGTTAGTCGCGTGTTGTCGTCGGTCACGACGGTGGGCGTAATGCCACTCTTCGCCGTACCTTCCTCGTCGAAGAAAGCCACGGTCGTGTCGTATGTGTTGCCGCCGATCCAGTCGCCGCCAGTTGCGGTCTCAGGATCGTGGAACGGTGCAGCCGAAGTGCCGGGATTGCCACCACGGTTGCGAAGCCAAAGTCGAATCGAAGCTGTCGGACCAGGCGTATATGTGCCAGGGTCGTTCAGGTCGAGAGCAAGCGTCGTACCGTTATCTACGGTCGTACCGAGCGACTGAATCTGAGCCGATCCGAACGATCGTGCAACGCCGTTGCGTTGAAGTCCGGTGGCTGAAATGGTCATCTGGTACGGTGCGACGTTTTGCGTCACGGTTGCGGCGATCACGTTGCCGTCCGACATGAAGAATGTCTCTGAGTCAGGCGATCGAGTGATCGTACCGTCGGCTACAGCAAGCGTAACCGAACCGGTGGCATCCGGGACGAAGTAGCCAGCCGGCGGCACGCTACTCGGTGAAATAATAACGCTATCTCCAGTTCCCGAACCAGCTGTCCCCTCTACGTAAACAAAGCCCACAACTAAGCGGGTCACAGGGAAAACTGCCGGG
It encodes the following:
- the rpmD gene encoding 50S ribosomal protein L30, yielding MLRIKLVKSLIGQTPRNRATVAALGLKKMNRTVDKEDSPSIRGMIHHVKHMLDVQVVEGQPPAKRANKTGSKAEAPKKAAPAKKAAAPKAEAPAAEAPAAKSAVAEAPAKEAKPKAAKPAAKPAAKAKTDSADASDKPKRTTKAKKTED
- the rplO gene encoding 50S ribosomal protein L15, which produces MGLHDLRPNTGSTKRKRRVARGIGSGMGKTATRGTKGQKARRQIHPNFEGGQTPIQRRLPVKKGFRNINHKEFAIVNLDDLERLFKSGDDVTTEKLLQSGIIPGLKDGVKILAFGSLTKKLKVSAHKFSAKAKEAIEKAGGEANIL
- the rplR gene encoding 50S ribosomal protein L18 — protein: MRVARHARIRKRVTGTAERPRLAIYKSLKHISAQIIDDSKGVTLASASTYEKNVKGAGNLDGAKLVGELVGKRAKEKGIKSVVFDRGGLQYTGAIANLADSAREAGLEF
- the rplF gene encoding 50S ribosomal protein L6, which translates into the protein MSRIGRLPISIPAGVTVTISPENVVSVKGPKGELSQALYSELKIEQADSVITVERPTNDRIQRSQHGLARTLIFNMIEGVTKGHSKTLDIVGVGYRAQMEGRGLLLNMGYSHPVRIAPVDGVTFEVLRDEKARTEKITVTGTDKALVGQLAADIRKVRKPDPYKGKGIRYSGEVVRLKAGKRASAGKK
- the rpsH gene encoding 30S ribosomal protein S8, translated to MHSDPIADLLTRIRNGAQSRLQSVDIPHSKIKVEIVKILAAEGYVGNFEVVTETKFPTIRVHMKYNSKRQSVISHISRVSKPGLRVYKPVDEMKPVRSGLATRIISTSQGVMTDREARKRHIGGEILCEVW
- a CDS encoding type Z 30S ribosomal protein S14; its protein translation is MAKQCLREKQRRKPKYKARAYNRCSICGRAHGYFRFFGTCRICLRELAHKGLLPGVKKSSW
- the rpsE gene encoding 30S ribosomal protein S5, whose product is MQGDGPQLDVRVIRTNKVFKTHKGGKTASWSILVVVGDNKGKVGVGLGKARGIPDAIRKAEEAAKKAMVAIPMIRETIPHEIRATSGSSQVILRPASPGTGVKAGGAVRACLEAAGIHNVLSKILGSRNAINVAYATMEALQALSVPEKNADARGLDVNELVPWLKQARKEEADAAH